The proteins below come from a single Geobacillus thermoleovorans genomic window:
- a CDS encoding DUF2639 domain-containing protein, which translates to MAHFGSKGWLVAELKKAGIARHPVGRKKIETYKAAELYGLYRKYVQKTR; encoded by the coding sequence ATGGCGCATTTCGGCTCGAAAGGATGGCTTGTGGCTGAGTTGAAAAAGGCGGGCATCGCCCGTCATCCGGTTGGACGGAAAAAAATTGAAACGTACAAGGCGGCGGAGCTGTACGGGCTGTACCGAAAATATGTGCAGAAAACGCGCTGA
- a CDS encoding NETI motif-containing protein, with translation MVDKSGDAPEAMKKKRFTVAEGETIAACLARMKQEGYRPVRRIEQPIFREVETNGETMVEPCGRIIEFEGVRDEP, from the coding sequence ATGGTTGACAAGAGTGGGGACGCGCCGGAAGCGATGAAGAAAAAACGGTTTACGGTAGCGGAAGGGGAAACGATCGCCGCCTGTTTAGCGCGAATGAAACAGGAAGGCTACCGCCCTGTCCGCCGCATCGAGCAACCGATTTTCCGCGAAGTGGAAACGAACGGCGAAACGATGGTTGAGCCGTGCGGGCGCATCATCGAATTTGAGGGTGTGCGCGATGAGCCATAA
- a CDS encoding DUF6501 family protein, with protein sequence MIHHTWATRPTIKKVKCVHTNAEKYMVSNVLTPGKVYEVKSETDEFYFVIDNSGKVGGFYKDYFEEVK encoded by the coding sequence ATGATTCATCACACATGGGCGACCCGGCCGACGATCAAAAAAGTAAAGTGCGTTCACACGAACGCGGAAAAGTACATGGTCAGCAATGTGTTGACGCCGGGCAAAGTATATGAAGTGAAAAGCGAAACGGACGAGTTTTATTTTGTCATCGACAACAGCGGAAAAGTCGGCGGGTTTTACAAAGATTATTTTGAGGAAGTCAAGTGA
- a CDS encoding transglycosylase domain-containing protein codes for MEAQSRQQMRQTRRRRCWLQALVVAALALAAVVAALEWAIDRQNIAALETPLPAATIIYDEHGRIASKLAAANIEEVPIDRVPNYFLEAIVATEDRRFYEHDGVDYYGLLRAMWRNIRAGAWVEGGSTITQQLAKNVFLTNEKTLTRKWKEWLIAQKIERTYSKQEILEMYINRIYFGAGAWGVASAAKTYFGKDVSELTLSESAMLAGLIKAPSALSPVRHYDKAVARRNVVLSLMKEQGYIDDQEWIAAKNEHIAIQQEPKRDPYAGKYPYYVDELIHEAIAQYGLTQSDVLSGGLRIYTELDPNMQQALEAVYANDSLFPSSPDGVPVQSGAVLLDPKTGGVKALVGGRGRHVFRGFNRATELRRQPGSTLKPLAVYTPALEQGYGPFSLLKDEPLNLGGYRPQNYDHTHRGTVTMYEAIIHSLNVPAVWLLNEIGLDKGMEALHRFGLPLEKEDRQLGIALGGMSRGVSPLEMAEAYAVFANDGVRLDGHLITKIVDAYGRKVAEWKPRRTVVTSKKVAQQMTFLLEGVIREGTGKRAAIPGRELAGKTGSTEMTIPGIDGVKDQWMVGYTPQLVGALWLGYDRPDETHYLTTTSGETAAIIFRHMMEKALADEPVVRFSLPLVKQAEREHKKREPKAPESVPPKVKEKPRTPGHEKGKNKKEKKEKKHGKGHGGKRE; via the coding sequence GTGGAGGCGCAAAGCAGGCAGCAAATGAGACAAACAAGACGAAGACGGTGTTGGCTGCAGGCGCTCGTTGTCGCCGCCTTGGCTTTGGCCGCCGTTGTTGCTGCGCTCGAGTGGGCGATTGATCGACAAAACATTGCCGCCTTGGAAACACCGTTGCCGGCAGCGACAATCATTTATGATGAACACGGCCGCATCGCGAGCAAGCTCGCGGCGGCAAACATCGAAGAAGTGCCGATCGACAGGGTGCCCAACTATTTTCTTGAGGCCATCGTCGCGACGGAAGACCGCCGCTTTTACGAGCATGATGGCGTCGATTATTATGGGCTTTTGCGCGCGATGTGGCGCAACATTCGCGCCGGGGCGTGGGTCGAGGGCGGCAGCACGATCACTCAACAGCTGGCGAAAAACGTCTTTTTAACGAATGAAAAAACGTTGACACGCAAATGGAAGGAATGGTTGATCGCACAAAAAATTGAGCGCACGTACAGCAAACAAGAAATTTTAGAAATGTACATCAATCGCATTTATTTCGGTGCGGGGGCGTGGGGGGTGGCCAGCGCGGCGAAAACGTACTTTGGCAAAGACGTTTCTGAGTTGACGCTAAGCGAATCCGCCATGTTGGCTGGTCTCATCAAAGCACCGTCCGCTTTATCGCCGGTCCGTCATTACGATAAGGCGGTCGCCCGGCGCAATGTCGTCTTGTCGCTCATGAAAGAACAAGGCTATATCGATGATCAAGAGTGGATCGCCGCGAAAAACGAGCACATTGCCATTCAACAGGAACCAAAACGCGACCCGTATGCCGGAAAATATCCGTACTACGTCGATGAACTAATCCACGAAGCGATTGCACAATACGGCCTGACGCAAAGCGATGTCCTTTCCGGGGGGCTCCGCATTTACACGGAGCTTGACCCGAACATGCAACAAGCGCTTGAAGCCGTGTATGCGAATGATTCGCTGTTTCCATCAAGCCCGGACGGTGTGCCTGTCCAAAGCGGAGCAGTGCTGCTCGACCCGAAAACGGGCGGGGTGAAGGCGCTTGTCGGCGGCCGCGGCCGCCATGTGTTCCGCGGTTTCAATCGCGCCACAGAGCTCAGGCGTCAACCGGGGTCAACGCTCAAGCCGCTCGCCGTGTACACGCCGGCGCTCGAACAAGGGTACGGGCCGTTTTCGCTGCTCAAAGACGAGCCGCTTAATCTCGGCGGCTACCGCCCGCAAAACTACGACCACACGCACCGCGGCACGGTGACGATGTATGAGGCGATCATCCATTCGCTCAATGTGCCGGCCGTCTGGCTGTTAAACGAAATCGGCCTTGACAAAGGGATGGAGGCGCTGCACCGGTTTGGTTTGCCGTTGGAAAAAGAGGACCGCCAGCTCGGCATCGCGCTCGGCGGCATGTCCCGCGGCGTCTCGCCGCTCGAGATGGCGGAAGCGTACGCCGTATTCGCCAATGACGGCGTCCGTTTGGACGGCCATCTCATTACAAAAATCGTTGATGCTTACGGCCGCAAGGTAGCGGAGTGGAAGCCGCGGCGAACGGTTGTCACGTCCAAGAAAGTGGCGCAGCAAATGACGTTTTTGCTCGAAGGCGTCATCCGCGAAGGGACCGGGAAGCGCGCTGCCATCCCGGGGCGGGAGCTTGCGGGCAAAACCGGGTCGACCGAGATGACGATCCCCGGCATCGACGGGGTGAAAGACCAATGGATGGTCGGCTATACGCCGCAGCTGGTCGGTGCGCTTTGGCTCGGCTATGACCGGCCGGACGAAACACATTATTTGACGACGACGAGCGGGGAAACGGCGGCCATCATTTTCCGCCATATGATGGAAAAAGCGCTGGCCGACGAGCCTGTCGTCCGCTTCTCGCTGCCGCTTGTGAAACAAGCGGAACGAGAACACAAAAAACGTGAGCCAAAGGCGCCTGAATCCGTGCCGCCAAAGGTGAAGGAAAAACCGCGTACGCCCGGCCATGAAAAAGGAAAAAACAAAAAAGAGAAAAAAGAAAAAAAGCACGGAAAAGGGCATGGCGGCAAGCGCGAATAG